GTGAAATCGAGATAGCTATGGCTGAGGCCTCCATCACTCCTAAAATTGCCGCAGAAAGAGCATGTAAGCGTCTGGGAAGCCAAAGTTAAAGGAGTTGGAGTATTCCTGTTCCTCCCGCTCCTTTAGTTCGGAAAACCTAGCTCTTGTCAGTCTGAAAAGGGAGTAAAGGTAACTCTGCCTGGCTATAAACGGTGATGATTGGAAACTTTGCCCAACCATATCTGACCGCGACTGGCTCTTCGACCGCATCACTTGAAACAATGATGGTCTCGCCATCGACAACAGCATCGGCCCAAACCCAGTTATCGCCATCGTCGGTTATTGCAAAACCTGTAAGACCATTGTCTTCAGTCAAAGAAAGGCCACCTTCAGCATTTATGAACTCCAGATGAACTTGATTGTTCTCTATGCGAAATCTTTCGAAGCGGGGGCTTTCAGTAAGTCCTTCCCTGCCGTAGACCAGACCTTCGGCTGCAAGGGCCAGACGTTTGCCCACCGTCTCTTTGTCTCTCGGATGAATTTCTCTCTCTTCACCAACATCTACAGCGGTTCCAACACTTGTGTTAGGGAGTTCAAGTGCATATCCCTGTGCCTCTCGAATAGGAGCCCAACCACCTTCAGACGGCTGAGTCTGTTTCCTTCCGTATCCAGCAAGCTCCACGTAAATGAACGGAAAGTCACCTTGGTTCCATTTTTCACGCCAGCTTTCGATCATCAGTGGAAACAGCGTCTGATACTCCTTAGGCTGTTTGTCATTCGACTCACCCTGATACCAGATTGCGCCTTTGATCGCATATGGAACAATCGGATGAATCATGCCGTTATACAGCCATGATGGTGCCTTTTGCATACTCTTCCTGTAGTAGGGGCGACCTCTCTCGTCTTTCATTGCGCTGGGATCTGCCTGGTATTGCTGGTAAGTTTCGATGATCCGGCTCAAAACAGGTTCACTCTCAATTGCCTCCATTGGCGTCCATGCCTCTGCTGGTGTTGCGCCCCACGACGTAGCGATTAATCCAATTGGTTGATTCAGGTAGGCATTCAAGTTCTCA
The Rubellicoccus peritrichatus DNA segment above includes these coding regions:
- a CDS encoding sialate O-acetylesterase; this translates as MSSTLLFATALRATISLPAIFGDNMVLQAEQSLPFWGKALPGERITVAIRSDEGDLLSKMDTVTSSTGRWETTLPEVEAGIDCRVSVSGDKSEAITFRNVLTGQVWVCSGQSNMAFGLNEVGNADEALANADNDQLRLFLIKCKSSEVPLDDVRGEWMVCSPSSVDGFSAVAYFFGENLNAYLNQPIGLIATSWGATPAEAWTPMEAIESEPVLSRIIETYQQYQADPSAMKDERGRPYYRKSMQKAPSWLYNGMIHPIVPYAIKGAIWYQGESNDKQPKEYQTLFPLMIESWREKWNQGDFPFIYVELAGYGRKQTQPSEGGWAPIREAQGYALELPNTSVGTAVDVGEEREIHPRDKETVGKRLALAAEGLVYGREGLTESPRFERFRIENNQVHLEFINAEGGLSLTEDNGLTGFAITDDGDNWVWADAVVDGETIIVSSDAVEEPVAVRYGWAKFPIITVYSQAELPLLPFQTDKS